TGAAGGTCGCCATTGATCTCCTGCCTGCCAAGTCCCAGCATCACGGTGTCGGGGTTTATGTTACGAATATCTTAAAATATTTGATACCGAAGGCAAAGTCGTATACTTTTCTTCTTTACAAAAGAAAGAAAGGTATCCCGATTCCCAATCATGGATCTCACCGGAACTGGAAATGGAAAGAGATTAATTTCCCCACTCCTTTAAGGATAATTTGGGAACACTCCTCTCTCCCTTTCCTTTTGGCTAAGGAAAAGGTAAATTTACTTTGGAGCCCCTGCAATATTTTACCTTTAGTAAAGACCTGCCGATATTTAGTCACCATTCACGACCTGGCGCCTTTCCTATTACCTCTCTCCCTCCCCTTTACCCGGCGGATTTATTATCAGCAGGCGTTTTTTAATTCCATAAGAAAGGCAGATAAAATTATCGTTGTCTCCCAATCTTTGAAGTTTGATTTGATGAAGCTCTTTTCCATTCCCGAAGGAAAGATAGCCGTGATTCATAATGGTTTTGACGAAAACTTCCGACCGATAACCGATAAATTAACTCTTTCTCTCATTCGGGAAAAGTATCACTTACCCTCGGATTTTATTTTGACATTGGGCGTATTAGAACCGAAGAAAAATACGGAACGGTTATTATGGGCATACGCCGAACTAAAAAAATCTCTTCCCAATCTTCCGAAATTGGTGATTGGTGGTTCAAGAAAATATGGTTGGTTAAATACCCGTCTTTTACCAATGGTAAAAAACTTAAAATTAGCTGGGGAGGTTATTTTTCCGGATACCATCTTTCACGAAGACCTACCGGCGGTTTATAGTTTAGCAAAGGTCTTCATCTTGCCTTCTCTCTACGAAGGTTTTGGCTTGCCGGTCTTAGAGGCGATGGCTTGTGGCACACCGGTTGTCACTTCTAATATCTCTTCTTTACCCGAAGTGGCTGGGGATGCGGCAATTTTAGTGAATCCTTATGATGTCTCCGATATTGCCCGGGGAATAAAAGAGGCTTTACTTAATGAAAAGAAGAGGCAAGAGATGATAGAAAAAGGGTTAAAAAATGTCCAGAGATTTTCTTGGCGAAAGGCGGCCGAGGAGGTATTAGAAGTCTTGGAAGAAGTCTTAAAAAAAGGATGAAATTATCAAT
This window of the candidate division WOR-3 bacterium genome carries:
- a CDS encoding glycosyltransferase family 1 protein, which encodes MKVAIDLLPAKSQHHGVGVYVTNILKYLIPKAKSYTFLLYKRKKGIPIPNHGSHRNWKWKEINFPTPLRIIWEHSSLPFLLAKEKVNLLWSPCNILPLVKTCRYLVTIHDLAPFLLPLSLPFTRRIYYQQAFFNSIRKADKIIVVSQSLKFDLMKLFSIPEGKIAVIHNGFDENFRPITDKLTLSLIREKYHLPSDFILTLGVLEPKKNTERLLWAYAELKKSLPNLPKLVIGGSRKYGWLNTRLLPMVKNLKLAGEVIFPDTIFHEDLPAVYSLAKVFILPSLYEGFGLPVLEAMACGTPVVTSNISSLPEVAGDAAILVNPYDVSDIARGIKEALLNEKKRQEMIEKGLKNVQRFSWRKAAEEVLEVLEEVLKKG